aaattcatatacgggggttttttggcacggtcaattgattcctgatttcaaatttagtagcatacgacagaaaaaaatgttcgtCCATATTACGGgttcaacatttttgtaattattgcctAACAATGCATTTGGAAATGCATCTCACAATGCCTGGCAATTGACACTgtttcaaactgttcatgacatattttaaattaaatgtgaaacggagttcgtatgggatcagctagttttgtaataaatttgagtccctgatgaagatccaataaggatcgaaacgttagatatgtaaaaataaagccGTTTTACTAAAAAACTTGATACTTCAAACCGAGAAGCAACCCACTAAAAGTATATTAAACAGTCGTTCCAAAAAGGGAATCACATCATGGCTGGATAATTGAACAGCTTAGAACAacgaaatccaattttaagaattaCGCCGACTACAATCGAAAAATTGCCAATACAACAAACAGCAAAAATTGTCTAATATCGTGCAGAAAAAACGGTATTTTCCCCACCTACATCCAGAACTCTGTTTATGAATTCTAATTATGCTGTGATTCTGAGgacttttgattttaaaatgagtTGATTTACAGTACGTCGTCAGAGAGATGTCATgtataattttatcttttttttcattttcagtgtTTCCCAGATGGTGCCAagtaattataaattttctcccAAATTTGTATCGcatacacttttttttcttaattttctaacACATTCACATTCATCACTCCAGATACGAGGGCGAATTCATGCAAGGCTGGTTCCACGGACACGGAGTCTTCTGGCGTTCAGATGGTATGAAGTACGAAGGCGAATTCAGGGGAGGTCGTATTTGGGGTCTGGGACTAATCACGTTCAGCGATCAGAGCCATGGATTTCCCCGCAACGAAGGCTTTTTCCAAGATTGCCGACTAGTGCGAAAAAAGCGTTGCCCCGAAGTAATCCAGCGGGCTCAGAAGGTAGCGCTGATGGCAAGGGCACAGTGTGATCAAGGAAACTAATGTCGTTTCTTTTTCTTGTGGTTAACGATTATTGCCATAGTAAACATATGTACAACGAATGCAATCGGATGTGAAATGCTAGAAGTTATTTTAGTttgtaaatgttactttttaTTTCGTCAAAGCTGTTGTAGaccaaaaataagaaataaaacatcaataaattcTTAGCGATGACGTCTTTTAAACAgattatttttctgttaaataTTCGTTAGCAACAAAAACCTAACAACTCTACAAGCCATTATTTATCTGCATCCTTGGAGTGCTCTCCCGATCCGACCAAAAACCACTGAAGGCGCGCTGCGACCGCTGCAGTTCTAACCAAGCGTTTGTGGTCGTCTAGCGCCTTCTGAAGATCCAGCAGCACATCCTGTTTGTACGGAAGCAACAAGAACGGTGGATATTTGGTCACGTTTAGCAAGCACTCTAGAGCAACAAGTCGTATTTTCTGAAATGAGACAAgtagttttaaaatgtttagttAAAGTGTTatgtttcagatttaaaaaaaatcactacagTGAGCGTAATAAGAatctgttaaaatatgaatgattgaaaatcaccaaaattttcttctacaatttgttttgagttgtttaacggataaatcaagcataagtttagtGTTTTCGGATGTTgtaattggcgttgaggaccaattctagaaatttactttgtaaaagtgaatattaaggcttctacgaattatttgaatagataactgcattttaaggaaatttttagatttccaaagtttttaaaagggggttttaagagatgctcttctagaactaaggaatttgatatttgagcagTAATTATtaaccaaactacttactttcttcattaaaatgacgttaaatgatgaaacaaacattctgggTTTATTTTGTACcagaaaaaacaggttggaattcaaaaacttagattttttcagtaaacctaactttttccagtttcaagtcatagatggcagcactgttttgcagttaaaaccaaattaagtctcaatatagATTTTCCAGgattatttaggcccatattcatcatttcgaggtagttttccaGCACAGtattgttggagttcacgctgcagaaagctttttggatttgaaaaaaatcaccagcacaagaaaattctatagaaatcgcatttctggGTTCATGTCTGAAATATTGcccctcgcgtaacttttgatctcatcgatagaacttttcgaaaacttcagacatgctagctttatattttaacaatcactctgcaaaatttcaataaaaaatgttgcgtagtttcagagatattgcagagtgaatgaaaaaagtccaaatagtccgattttcgtagaatgactgtttctcaggccacacaaactccagaaagctcaaatttagtGATATAattgtgatagttgatctatctaacgcaaaaaatttgttcaaaaaatgtaatcagagtaaaaagttatggaagttcaaagtcgaagtgacagtgcgcgtgcttccaatttctatataattatgaacggtactgtaccaCCGCAAaatcctgctcatctcaactccCGATTCAATATCAAATCATACCAACAATACTGCTAgtcgtctggtccatcaagctccatcagaaagtacattttttttctgattttgtgatcttagaatttccaaggcggtctCACGGAACCAAGTTCTTATTTCTCGAccaaatcatccagcacacctgaattaatcccagatattcgaaaatgggcatctaTTTGGTTTAATTCCAAGGTAGtactgccatctatgacttgaaacttgagcttgagcttgttatcaactacggtccacctacggCTCCTCCtagccaatggcataatggttgcactccgtgattggttcgaaataatcaacattgcacaatgaaccaagtGAAAAATTGCTGGGATCAAGcaacacaatctcactgtacagtttTGAGAATTTCAGACTTTAATATGAACCAgcaacgacgccggccaagtccgtgtagtcgataagaggaagggaagtgcagcacatgtgatgatttgttttgcggaggccggctgtacgccatccctccacaaatctcacgctgagtGTTAAGGGGGTAAGGGTAATGTGGCTAGGAAATCACCTTGGTAAGTGAGAACCACTTCATTGAAACCTGCGCTCCTAAGTGCTAAAACTActaaggttttttggaaaactgatgtttttttttctcacgatTAAAATTGAAAGCAAAAAATGCATAATATTTGAAGTAAACTGATATTGTTATcgtttttaatgaataaatactgaaaatgaaatttcatatgAGAATTGCGAGTCGAGATGCACAAATTTTACGTTGAAAATAAATACCCATTTTGACTTTTTATATTAGACTTCGTGGCTTGCTAATGTTAccttatctaaaaaaaattattgatccATCTGAATATCCATCTTTAATATTATCGAatcaaaacccaaatttcatCCCATCATAATTCGTGAAAGACACAtaaattatatttgttttttgtctattttccTCTATTCTTGTCATTTCTATGGTTTTTGGCAAAGGATACGTTTTTGAGAAAGCATAAATGTCAGTATTTACtttaacaattgttttttaaaatgattttcaaatatttcttttcacTGAAACAAACcaacttttcaataaattatattATGTACAtaagtaaatattaaaaaaaaaagataagaaaCGTAGAAATATTCTTACGTATAAgtatattattttaattctgTAAACCCTGGTTTTTGCGGAAATCTGGTTACAAAATCGCCTAGGCCAAACCACAACAAATGTCACTTCATTCCACGATGCAATGACTAACTCTACCGGaacgtcaaaaatttaaattttttagggacagcttcaacaaattttagaaagggcaaaatatgttaacaaaaaaaatcaaaaatctgcAAGTCAGAAATCAAAAAGTTGACAATTTACAAATTCAGATAGTCATGAACATCATAAGACCAGGCATATGGGAAAAAGAAAGTAAGAAAACCCTAAAATCGGAAGGCACTTCATAACATCGCCCATCTTTCGAATTCGTTGTTGATTGAAAACCTTCATCTAAGTGCACTTGTTTGtggattgtaaaaaaaaattacaaaaagtgatgaaaatgcattttttttttaaatcatacatacaaattggGAGATCTGAATCAGTcccaaatcattttaaaatcaaatcaatcattataaacgaaatttaaaaatatatgagacacatgtttgattccttttcaagatctgagaattttattaggaaaaatggccttttccaaaaatcgaaccacTGCGAGCGACCTCTAACCAccatttttctgagtcgccgctttataaaagtttgttttaacACCCTAAGAAATCGTTTGAAAGTTGGCCCCTAGGATCACAAACATCGTGCCATTTAAGACCACTTAATTCATTGAAACTTGTTTAAAAGTCGTTCAgtagtattttcaaaatttaataaaataaacaagagAAGAACTGTAAACTTAGCTTTGCATTCTCGAAATTTTGAAGCTCAGAACTCCTTGGACTCCTATTTTCCATGTACCTTCTGCCGAATGTCCAGCTGCTATTCTTGCAGATAGCTCCATCATTATCCCACTTGCCATCCATTCGGATCTTCCGGAGCCGCGAATCCTAGTGAAACTTGATGTGAGGCAATTGGAAACCATTTTCCggtaaataattgatttttttcactgaaatttcaaaattttccaagtttGAATCTGCCAGATGAGAAAAACACGTCTTTCTTGGCACACGCCTACTTCACTCCTtctgctgccatctatgacatgaaactagagaaatagtgtttgactatttaaaaacatttgtatttttggaattttttaaattggaatcctgttttttaattcaaattaagcctgaaatctatgtttcgtcattttgcatcatactaatgaatgttaatgaagaaatcaagcagtttgataaagtattataactgaaatatcaaattcctaaacgctcttaaaacccccttttaaaaccaatgaaattctagaaaacttcttaaaattcagttatctattcaaaaagTTCGTagagcattattattcacttttacacagtaaatttcttgaaataattttgttttcgttgaaaATCACAAGTggaactattcttatttcgcacccttttttcatattattagtcctcaacgccaattgcaacgtccaaaaaaagtaaacttatgcttgatttatctgttaaacaactcaaaacaaattgtagaagaaaattttggtgatttcaaatcattcatattttaacaagcaaaacagtggtactattcttatttcgctcactgtatattaTAAGTAAAGGTTGTTTGCTACGAAGCTACACCACTAAATTACCCTAATGTTTTTTCATGCGGTATGAAATCCGTCATTAACGTATAGGAAAACAACATTTTCGCTCGaaaaacgtgttgattcgcgAGAGCCGTGTAGAAGAACTGTAGATAAGGCAAAAACctcgatttaatacacttaacagtggattgtagcctttcttacagcctgtaaattatatttggatacatatgacacaaaataataaacaaatgatagatttaaaaattctgaactaTAATTCCTAAAGAATTTCGAACGCAGTAAAtctaaaatcaattttgaaaattaagatagGATTTTATAGGATaaaagaatttcgaaaatcataattttcatataaataacataatttacaactaattggagatttttgaataactGGATTCTGTAACATCTTGcatgatcccgtttctatgacattatcattataatttcattccTCTTATTGGAGTCACAGGTATTGGTAACTTAAAAATGGAGGagatataaaaattaagaatacaatttcaaaaagatGCCCAACCATGTGTTACAAATAATTCAATCCCTCAAATGGAGGAAGCggatatctaaaaaaaaataagtaaaattaaaattgttttgaatgttttcaattttgtccattttgcgattttgtcaatattgtcaattttataaattttgtccattttgtcaatttagcaattttgttAATctggtcgattttgtcaattttgtcgattttttcaattttgtcaactttgtcaattgaaatctgaatctgaaatctgaatctgaaatctgaatctgaaatctgaatctgaaatctgaatctgaaatctgaatctgaaatctgaatctgaaatctgaatctgaaatctgaatctgaaatctgaatctgaaatctgaatctgaaatctgaatctgaaatctgaatctgaaatctgaatctgaaatctgaatctgaaatctgaatctgaaatctgaatctgaaatctgaatctgaaatctgaatctgaaatctgaatctgaaatctgaatctgaaatctgaatctgaaatctgaatctgaaatctgaatctgaaatctgaatctgaaatctgaatctgaaatctgaatctgaaatctgaatctgaaatctgaatctgaaatctgaatctgaaatctgaatctgaaatctgaatctgaaatctgaatctgaaatctgaatctgaaatctgaatctgaaatctgaatctgaaatctgaatctgaaatctgaatctgaaatctgaatctgaaatctgaatctgaaatctgaatctgaaatctgaatctgaaatctgaatctgaaatctgaatctgaaatctgaatctgaaatctgaatctgaaatctgaatctgaaatctgaatctgaaatctgaatctgaaatctgaatctgaaatctgaatctgaaatctgaatctgaaatctgaatctgaaatctgaatctgaaatctgaatctgaaatctgaatctgaaatctgaatctgaaatctgaatctgaaatctgaatctgaaatctgaatctgaaatctgaatctgaaatctgaatctgaaatctgaatctgaaatctgaatctgaaatctgaatctgaaatctgaatctgaaatctgaatctgaaatctgaatctgaaatctgaatctgaaatctgaatctgaaatctgaatctgaaatctgaatctgaaatctgaatctgaaatctgaatctgaaatctgaatctgaaatctgaatctgaaatctgaatctgaaatctgaatctgaaatctgaatctgaaatctgaatctgaaatctgaatctgaaatctgaatctgaaatctgaatctaaaatctgaatctgaaatctgaatctgaaatctgaatctgaatctgaaatctgaatctgaaatctgaatctgaaatctgaatctgaaatctgaatctgaaatctgaatctgaaatctgaatctgaaatctgaatctgaaatctgaatctgaaatctgaatctgaaatctgaatctgaaatctgaatctgaaatctgaatctgaaatctgaatctgaaatctgaatctgaaatctgaatcttaaatctgaatctgaaatctgaatctgaaatctgaatctgaaatctgaatctgaaatctgaatctgaaatctgaatctgaaatctgaatctgaaatctgaatctgaaatctgaatctgaaatctgaatctgaaatctgaatctgaaatctgaatctgaaatctgaatctgaaatctgaatctgaaatctgaatctgaaatctgaatctgaaatctgaatctgaaatctgaatctgaaatctgaatctgaaatctgaatctgaaatctgaatctgaaatctgaatctgaaatctgaatctgaaatctgaatctgaaatctgaatctgaaatctgaatctgaaatctgaatctgaaatctgaatctgaaatctgaatctgaaatctgaatctgaaatctgaatctgaaatctgaatctgaaatctgaatctgaaatctgaatctgaaatctgaatctgaaatctgaaatctgaatctgaaatctgaatctgaaatctgaatctgaaatctgaatctgaaatctgaatctgaaatctgaatcttaaatctgaatctgaaatctgaatctgaaatctgaatctgaaatctgaatctgaaatctgaatctgaaatctgaatctgaaatctgaatctgaaatctgaatctgaaatctgaaatctgaatctgaaatctgaatctgaaatctgaatctgaaatctgaatctgaaatctgaatctgaaatctgaatctgaaatctgaatctgaaatctgaatctgaatctgaaatctgaatctgaaatctgaatctgaaatctgaatctgaaatctgaatctgaaatctgaatctgaaatctgaatctgaaatctgaatctgaaatctgaatctgaaatctgaatctgaaatctgaatctgaaatctgaatctgaaatctgaatctgaaatctgaatctgaaatctgaatctgaaatctgaatctgaaatctgaatctgaaatctgaatctgaaatctgaatctgaaatctgaatctgaaatctgaatctgaaatctgaatctgaaatctgaatctgaaatctgaatctgaaatctgaatctgaaatctgaatctgaaatctgaatctgaaatctgaatctgaaatctgaatctgaaatctgaatctgaaatctgaatctgaaatctgaatctgaaatctgaatctgaaatctgaatctgaaatctgaatctgaaatctgaatctgaaatctgaatctgaaatctgaatctgaaatctgaatctgaaatctgaatctgaaatctgaatctgaaatctgaatctgaaatctgaatctgaaatctgaatctgaaatctgaatctgaaatctgaatctgaaatctgaatctgaaatctgaatctgaaatctgaatctgaaatctgaatctgaaatctgaatctgaaatctgaatctgaaatctgaatctgaaatctgaatctgaaatctgaatctgaaatctgaatctgaaatctgaatctgaaatctgaatctgaaatctgaatctgaaatctgaatctgaaatctgaatctgaaatctgaatctgaaatctgaatctgaaatccgaatctgaaatctgaaatctgaaatctgaaatctgaaatccgaaatctgaaatctgaaatctgaatctgaaatctgaatctgaaatctgaatctgaaatctgaatctgaatctgaaatctgaatctgaaatctgaatctgaaatctgaatctgaaaactgaatctgaaatctgaatctgaatctgaaatctgaatctgaaatctgaatctgaaatctgaatctgaaatctgaatctgaaatctgaatctgaaatctgaatctgaaatctgaatctgaaatctgaatctgaaatctgaatctgaatctgaaatctgaatctgaaatctggatcttaaatctgaaatctgaatctggatcttaaatctgaaatctgaatctgaaatctgaatctgaaatctgaatctgaaatctgaatctgaaatctgaatctgaaatctgaatctgaaatctgaatctgaaatctgaatctgaaatctgaatctgaaatctgaatctgaaatctgaatctgaaatctgaatctgaaatctgaatctgaaatctgaatctgaaagctgaatctgaaatctgaatctgaaatctgaatctgaaatctgaatctgaaatctgaatctgaaatctgaatctgaaatctgaatctgaaatctgaatctgaaatctgaatctgaaatctgaatctgaaatctgaatctgaaatctgaatctgaaatctgaatctgaaatctgaatctgaaatctgaatctgaaatctgaatctgaaatctgaatctgaaatctgaatctgaaatctgaatctgaaatctgaatctgaaatctgaatctgaaatctgaatctgaaatctgaatctgaaatctgaatctgaagtctgaatctgaaatctgaatctgaaatctgaatctgaaatctgaatctgaaatctgaatctgaaatctaaatctgaaatctgaatctgaaatctgaatctga
This sequence is a window from Uranotaenia lowii strain MFRU-FL chromosome 3, ASM2978415v1, whole genome shotgun sequence. Protein-coding genes within it:
- the LOC129754812 gene encoding MORN repeat-containing protein 4 homolog; amino-acid sequence: MMEGIQSGVVKCGGYRYDDGTRYIGDWNHRGQKHGMGSMMFSDGTRYDGAFSNGVCSGLGVMCFPDGAKYEGEFMQGWFHGHGVFWRSDGMKYEGEFRGGRIWGLGLITFSDQSHGFPRNEGFFQDCRLVRKKRCPEVIQRAQKVALMARAQCDQGN